A stretch of the Candidatus Binatia bacterium genome encodes the following:
- the ruvC gene encoding crossover junction endodeoxyribonuclease RuvC — protein MRILGIDPGTVATGWGVVEMVGGSLVHLDHGTIGSSSGAGQGNRLKRIYHGLQEILARYEPQGVSLEKVFFARNAASALKLGQARGVAVLAAAERGIELYEYATAEIKLAVVGYGQASKEQVQKMVASILHVPEPIPADAADALAAAICYLHQRAFHSRIQESAPGGLRAARR, from the coding sequence TTGCGTATTTTGGGCATCGACCCCGGCACGGTGGCGACCGGATGGGGCGTGGTCGAGATGGTGGGCGGCTCGCTCGTCCACCTCGATCACGGCACCATCGGGTCGTCGTCGGGCGCAGGACAGGGAAACCGGCTGAAGCGGATTTATCACGGCTTGCAAGAAATTCTCGCGCGCTACGAGCCCCAGGGCGTAAGCCTGGAAAAAGTTTTTTTCGCGCGCAACGCCGCGAGCGCGCTCAAATTGGGCCAGGCGCGCGGCGTCGCCGTTCTGGCCGCCGCGGAGCGCGGCATCGAGCTCTACGAATACGCGACCGCAGAGATCAAGCTCGCCGTCGTCGGCTACGGCCAGGCCAGCAAGGAGCAGGTGCAGAAGATGGTGGCTTCTATTCTACACGTGCCGGAGCCGATCCCCGCGGACGCGGCCGACGCCCTGGCCGCCGCGATCTGCTATCTCCATCAGCGCGCGTTTCATTCCCGGATCCAGGAATCGGCGCCGGGAGGTTTGCGCGCGGCGCGCCGGTGA